One region of Streptomyces leeuwenhoekii genomic DNA includes:
- a CDS encoding sedoheptulose 7-phosphate cyclase: protein MSETMTTRPSRLTTAFDIPRAPGLTWYVQAQQPVGYEVSLTRGLLSPANPALAKAVGADGRSGTRALVVVDRVVDELYGTALRDYFTAWQADVTWLVMPGDEETKALEQVVEVTRAMTEMGILRRTERVVVVGGGVLMDVVGMAASLYRRGAPYVRVPTTLVGQVDAGVGVKTGVNHGTHKNRLGTYFAPEVTLIDPEFLRTVPARHIANGLAEIIKMALIKDADLFRLLEQTVADISSDTLADCGADMSEVVSRAIAGMLDELEPNLWESVLERSVDYGHTFSPSLELRADPPLLHGEAVAVDMAVCVALAAGRQYLSESEAHRALALIAAAGLPLTHPVFTAELLQVGLADAVKHRDGMQRLPLTDGIGSCVFVNDVTAAELARALEYVHAYTDRTDGPGQ from the coding sequence ATGAGCGAGACCATGACGACCCGGCCGTCGCGTCTGACGACCGCCTTCGACATACCCCGCGCCCCGGGCCTGACCTGGTACGTCCAGGCTCAGCAACCCGTCGGCTACGAAGTGTCCCTGACCCGGGGTCTGCTCAGCCCGGCCAATCCCGCCCTGGCGAAGGCCGTCGGCGCCGACGGCCGCAGCGGCACCCGCGCCCTGGTGGTGGTCGACCGGGTCGTCGACGAGCTGTACGGCACGGCGCTGCGCGACTACTTCACCGCGTGGCAGGCCGACGTCACCTGGCTGGTGATGCCGGGTGACGAGGAGACCAAGGCCCTGGAACAGGTCGTGGAAGTGACCCGGGCCATGACCGAGATGGGCATCCTGCGCCGCACCGAGCGCGTGGTCGTCGTGGGCGGCGGCGTACTCATGGACGTGGTCGGCATGGCGGCCAGCCTCTACCGCCGGGGCGCCCCCTACGTCCGGGTCCCCACCACCCTGGTCGGGCAGGTGGACGCGGGCGTCGGCGTGAAGACCGGGGTGAACCACGGCACCCACAAGAACCGGCTGGGCACCTACTTCGCCCCCGAGGTCACGCTGATCGACCCGGAGTTCCTGCGGACCGTGCCGGCCCGGCACATCGCCAACGGGCTGGCCGAGATCATCAAGATGGCCCTGATCAAGGACGCGGACCTGTTCCGGCTGCTGGAGCAGACCGTCGCGGACATCTCCAGCGACACCCTGGCGGACTGCGGGGCGGACATGAGCGAGGTGGTCTCCCGGGCGATCGCGGGCATGCTCGACGAGCTCGAGCCCAACCTGTGGGAGAGCGTGCTGGAGCGGTCGGTCGACTACGGCCACACCTTCAGCCCCTCGCTGGAGCTGCGCGCCGACCCGCCCCTGCTGCACGGCGAGGCGGTGGCCGTCGACATGGCGGTGTGCGTCGCCCTCGCCGCGGGCCGCCAGTACCTCTCGGAGAGCGAGGCCCACCGGGCGCTGGCGCTGATCGCCGCCGCCGGACTGCCCCTGACACACCCCGTGTTCACCGCGGAACTCCTCCAGGTCGGGCTGGCCGACGCCGTCAAGCACCGCGACGGCATGCAGCGGCTGCCGCTGACCGACGGCATCGGCTCCTGCGTGTTCGTCAACGACGTCACGGCGGCCGAGCTCGCCCGCGCGCTGGAGTACGTGCACGCCTACACGGACCGGACGGACGGACCGGGCCAGTGA
- a CDS encoding aldo/keto reductase yields MRTTTLGKNGPVVGRVGLGTMGMSFGYDPHGWDDDASVQVIHRALDLGVNLIDTADVYGPFTNETLVGRALKGRRDEVVLSTKGGLVVGEDGLGLDGRPEHLSAAVDASLQRLGVDHIDLYFLHRVDPNVPLEESWGALAEQVEAGKIRALGLSAVTLEQVRAAQAVHEVAAVESEASLFTRDAFAEVLPYTVEQGIAFLPFSPLGRGLLTGAFTKPADLPKDDWRSTQPRFTEEAFAHNKAIVDAVAAVAARHGATTAQVALAWLIGKGEYVVPIPGTKTARYLEQNAGGADLELTAQDVAELDALPEPMGAPEA; encoded by the coding sequence ATGCGCACCACCACCCTCGGCAAGAACGGTCCCGTAGTCGGCCGTGTCGGCCTCGGCACCATGGGCATGTCCTTCGGCTACGACCCGCACGGCTGGGACGACGACGCCTCGGTGCAGGTGATCCACCGCGCCCTGGACCTCGGTGTGAACCTCATCGACACCGCCGACGTCTACGGCCCCTTCACCAACGAGACGCTCGTCGGCCGCGCCCTCAAGGGCCGCCGTGACGAGGTCGTGCTGTCCACGAAGGGCGGTCTGGTGGTCGGCGAGGACGGGCTCGGCCTCGACGGCCGCCCCGAGCACCTGTCGGCCGCGGTGGACGCGAGCCTCCAGCGGCTCGGCGTGGACCACATCGACCTGTACTTCCTGCACCGGGTGGACCCGAACGTCCCGCTGGAGGAGAGCTGGGGCGCCCTGGCCGAGCAGGTCGAGGCCGGAAAGATCCGCGCCCTCGGTCTGTCGGCGGTGACCCTGGAGCAGGTGCGCGCCGCGCAGGCGGTGCACGAGGTCGCGGCCGTGGAGTCCGAGGCCTCGCTGTTCACCCGCGACGCCTTCGCGGAGGTCCTGCCGTACACCGTCGAGCAGGGCATCGCCTTCCTGCCCTTCTCGCCGCTGGGCCGGGGGCTGCTCACCGGGGCCTTCACCAAGCCGGCCGACCTGCCCAAGGACGACTGGCGCAGCACCCAGCCGCGGTTCACCGAGGAGGCGTTCGCGCACAACAAGGCGATCGTCGACGCGGTGGCGGCCGTGGCCGCCCGGCACGGTGCCACCACCGCGCAGGTGGCCCTCGCCTGGCTGATCGGCAAGGGCGAGTACGTCGTGCCGATCCCCGGCACCAAGACCGCCCGGTACCTGGAGCAGAACGCCGGCGGTGCCGACCTGGAGCTCACCGCCCAGGACGTCGCCGAGCTGGACGCGCTGCCCGAGCCGATGGGCGCCCCCGAGGCCTGA
- a CDS encoding FAD-binding oxidoreductase, which translates to MRRRRFVGLGSGLALTAAGSGLVTAPAARALGGTARTAGTAADTAASVSVTPSDPRYPDLISGNNLRWTASPDQIVLPRTTAQVVAAVQDAVTRGKRLSVCGGGHCFEDFVFNADVKININMSLMNAVSFDTAMNAFKIEGGATLMDVYEALYEGWGVTIPAGICHTVGVGGHVLGGGYGNLSRQYGLTVDHLHAVEVVVVDAAGKARSVVAARDSSDAALRDLFWAHTGGGGGSFGIVTAYWFRTPGASGDPAALLPKAPSKIFLTLANWPWEKVTKEGFSALVDYWGTWFERNNTAGTTAGSLYSWLMLNHRDSGSLGAVVQLDASLPDAASVLSGFLAGLDQALGLHSATVRRDGVTDSQYTTTRLMPWLRGTRYIGAISPTQLDPTTRGCHKSAHLRKRTPQRQIDAMYTHLTSQDQPSPLTGIVLSASGGRIASVSSTATAVAQRDAIMKVNFESRWYTPADDAKNVGWVRTAFASVYGDTGGVPVPNDVTDGCYINYPDGDLSDPAFNKSSVPWHDLYWKQNYPRLQQVKRAWDPRDVFRHKQSVRLP; encoded by the coding sequence TTGAGAAGACGTCGGTTCGTGGGCCTGGGGTCCGGGCTCGCACTGACGGCGGCCGGCTCGGGGCTGGTGACGGCACCGGCGGCCCGGGCTCTGGGCGGCACGGCCCGGACGGCGGGCACGGCGGCCGACACGGCGGCGAGCGTCTCGGTGACCCCTTCCGACCCCCGCTACCCCGACCTCATATCGGGCAACAACCTGCGCTGGACGGCCAGCCCGGACCAGATCGTGCTGCCCCGGACCACCGCCCAGGTGGTCGCCGCGGTGCAGGACGCGGTCACCCGCGGCAAGCGGCTGTCCGTCTGCGGCGGCGGCCACTGCTTCGAGGACTTCGTCTTCAACGCGGACGTCAAGATCAACATCAATATGTCGCTGATGAACGCGGTCTCGTTCGACACCGCGATGAACGCCTTCAAGATCGAGGGCGGCGCCACCCTGATGGACGTCTACGAGGCCCTGTACGAGGGCTGGGGAGTCACCATCCCGGCCGGCATCTGCCACACCGTCGGCGTCGGCGGGCACGTCCTCGGCGGCGGGTACGGCAACCTCTCGCGCCAGTACGGGCTGACCGTGGACCACCTGCACGCCGTCGAGGTCGTGGTGGTGGACGCGGCCGGCAAGGCGCGCAGCGTGGTGGCGGCGCGCGACTCCTCCGACGCCGCGCTGCGCGACCTGTTCTGGGCGCACACCGGCGGAGGCGGCGGCAGCTTCGGCATCGTCACCGCCTACTGGTTCCGCACCCCCGGCGCGAGCGGCGACCCGGCCGCCCTGCTGCCGAAGGCACCGTCGAAGATCTTCCTCACCCTGGCGAACTGGCCCTGGGAGAAGGTCACCAAGGAGGGCTTCAGCGCCCTGGTCGACTACTGGGGCACCTGGTTCGAGCGGAACAACACGGCGGGCACCACCGCGGGTTCGCTCTACTCGTGGCTGATGCTCAACCACCGCGACAGCGGCTCCCTGGGCGCCGTCGTCCAGCTCGACGCCTCGCTGCCGGACGCGGCGAGCGTGCTCTCCGGCTTCCTGGCCGGCCTGGACCAGGCGCTCGGGCTGCACTCGGCGACGGTGCGGCGCGACGGCGTGACCGACTCGCAGTACACGACGACCCGTCTCATGCCGTGGCTGCGCGGCACCCGCTACATCGGCGCCATCTCCCCCACCCAGCTCGACCCCACGACGCGCGGGTGCCACAAGTCGGCGCACCTGCGCAAGCGCACCCCGCAGCGCCAGATCGACGCCATGTACACCCACCTGACCAGCCAGGACCAGCCCAGCCCCCTGACGGGCATCGTGCTGTCCGCCTCCGGCGGCCGGATCGCGAGCGTGTCGTCCACCGCGACGGCGGTGGCCCAGCGCGACGCCATCATGAAGGTGAACTTCGAGAGCCGCTGGTACACGCCGGCGGACGACGCGAAGAACGTCGGCTGGGTGCGCACCGCCTTCGCCTCCGTCTACGGCGACACCGGGGGCGTGCCCGTCCCCAACGACGTCACCGACGGCTGCTACATCAACTACCCCGACGGCGACCTGTCCGACCCGGCGTTCAACAAGTCCTCGGTGCCCTGGCACGACCTGTACTGGAAGCAGAACTATCCGCGCCTGCAGCAGGTCAAGCGCGCCTGGGACCCCCGTGATGTGTTCCGGCACAAGCAGTCGGTGCGCCTTCCCTGA